A genome region from Methanobacterium subterraneum includes the following:
- the fwdF gene encoding tungsten-dependent formylmethanofuran dehydrogenase subunit FwdF, giving the protein MDTTEIIEGKDISVERTGEEERKLLFKDDLCAACGLCEKICPVNAIEVQPTGAMVRTEQDVSSLDIDENKCVLCGMCSCICPFNALDMEIGGESIKTMDAYPQLMKSAEIQDDACIYCKACETACPAEAITIDRKLPDRSKLVTGEIEIDKETCVDCGICEEMCPADAITLGHKLPTSDDPTVSSDIEVDTDKCVYCLVCKKACPVDAIKAVCRICSYGDYDIKAEDSEITGNSNIDDELCVNCGWCQDICPVDAATVTKPFEGTLELNQDLCQGCETCVMVCPCNVLSFPQSTDGGMKPEKLHKDEKYCIYCGACEKSCPVDAIQVTRTSINSTPIKSKSWQKAFDSVKN; this is encoded by the coding sequence ATGGATACAACAGAAATTATTGAAGGTAAAGATATTTCTGTGGAGAGAACAGGCGAAGAGGAGCGAAAACTACTCTTTAAAGATGACCTTTGTGCTGCCTGTGGTCTCTGTGAAAAGATCTGTCCAGTGAACGCCATAGAGGTACAACCTACCGGTGCTATGGTACGAACAGAGCAAGATGTAAGCTCTCTAGACATTGATGAGAATAAGTGTGTTCTCTGTGGAATGTGCAGTTGCATTTGCCCATTCAACGCATTGGATATGGAAATAGGTGGAGAATCCATAAAAACAATGGATGCTTATCCTCAGTTAATGAAATCTGCAGAAATCCAGGACGATGCCTGTATATACTGCAAAGCATGTGAAACAGCATGCCCTGCAGAAGCCATCACCATTGACCGGAAACTCCCAGACCGATCAAAACTGGTAACCGGTGAAATTGAAATAGACAAAGAAACCTGTGTAGACTGTGGTATATGCGAAGAAATGTGTCCAGCCGATGCAATCACACTAGGCCACAAATTACCAACATCTGACGACCCAACAGTATCCTCAGACATAGAGGTTGACACAGATAAATGTGTTTACTGTCTGGTATGTAAGAAAGCCTGCCCAGTCGACGCCATAAAGGCAGTGTGTAGAATTTGTTCATACGGAGACTACGACATAAAAGCCGAAGACTCTGAAATAACTGGAAATTCCAACATCGACGATGAACTATGTGTGAACTGCGGATGGTGCCAGGATATCTGCCCAGTAGATGCAGCAACAGTAACCAAACCATTCGAAGGAACCCTGGAACTTAACCAGGATCTCTGCCAGGGATGTGAAACCTGTGTAATGGTCTGCCCCTGCAATGTTCTGTCATTCCCACAGTCAACCGACGGTGGTATGAAACCTGAAAAATTACACAAAGATGAAAAATACTGCATATACTGTGGAGCTTGTGAAAAATCATGCCCAGTGGACGCAATTCAGGTTACCAGAACCAGTATCAACAGCACACCAATAAAATCTAAATCATGGCAAAAAGCCTTCGATTCCGTGAAAAACTAA
- the fwdD gene encoding tungsten-dependent formylmethanofuran dehydrogenase subunit FwdD codes for MNVILNTGRTVWQGQAIESGKDLQMYVDAAAICHMNREMMDQIGLEEGDNIEVVSNFGDVVVKVVETRETLPPGMVYIPMGPWANRVIDPDTDSTATPRFKNIPVEIAPTAEEVLDMPTLMKVYKKYN; via the coding sequence ATGAACGTTATATTAAACACCGGAAGGACCGTATGGCAGGGACAAGCCATTGAGTCTGGTAAGGACCTTCAGATGTACGTAGACGCTGCTGCCATCTGTCACATGAACCGTGAAATGATGGATCAGATTGGATTAGAAGAAGGAGACAACATCGAAGTAGTATCCAATTTTGGAGATGTTGTGGTTAAGGTAGTAGAAACCAGAGAAACCCTACCCCCAGGAATGGTCTACATTCCCATGGGTCCCTGGGCCAACCGGGTAATTGACCCTGATACAGACTCCACAGCCACACCCCGATTCAAAAACATACCAGTAGAAATCGCTCCAACTGCAGAAGAAGTACTGGATATGCCAACTTTGATGAAAGTCTACAAGAAATATAACTAA
- a CDS encoding 4Fe-4S binding protein: MAIGLKVYPELCHGCGNCVIACPVNASRSPEIAGGKGPTDDVEIIMIVEDGEIQIKNADLCGKCGTCVESCPVDAITLEDL, encoded by the coding sequence ATGGCAATAGGACTTAAAGTATACCCCGAACTTTGCCACGGATGTGGTAACTGTGTTATCGCCTGCCCAGTGAATGCTTCCAGGAGTCCTGAGATAGCCGGTGGAAAAGGACCAACCGATGATGTGGAAATCATCATGATCGTGGAAGACGGCGAAATACAGATCAAAAATGCAGACCTATGTGGTAAATGCGGAACCTGCGTGGAAAGCTGCCCCGTAGATGCAATAACACTGGAGGATTTATAA